The genome window AGGCTGCAAAAAACACTAATAAAAAGAAGAATATTAAATTAAACCAAACGTTCGTAGATAATGCATTTAATGAATCGGCACCAAAAATTCCTGTTACTAATGAACCTAAAATAACATAAATTAGAATAATAGAAACTCCGTATAAAATAGCATTTCTTTTACCCTCAGCTTTTGTTTTACTTTGTTTTGTAAAGAAACTTACTGTCATTGGAATCATTGGGAAAACACAAGGTGTTAACAATGCAGCAAATCCACCAATAAAAGCTAAAAAGAAAATAGACCATAATCCTTTTTTTTCTTCTTTTGGAGCTGAAGTTGCTACAACTTCTTTTTCCTGTGTTTTTGAAGTTTCACTAGCAACTGCTGTTGAATCTAATTTAGTTGTTGCAGTTGAATCAACTACTTCACTTGCAACCGTTTCAACAGCTGCTGTTTTGATTTCAGGTAAAGTAAAGGTAAATGTGTTGTCGCCTTGAATACATTGTTCTTTACAAACCTGATATTCTACATAAACCTTAACGTTTTTTAGTTTTTGATTGGTAACCTTAATCGTTTGTTTAAAAGTAACTTTCTTAGCAAAATAGTATTCGTCTACTTCAAAAATATCGTTGTATACTTTTTTATAAGGGCTTTCGCTAGTTTTCCCAACCAATTGATAATTTCCTTTTGATTCTTTAAAAGTAAAAACTGTTGGTTGTGAACCTCCTTCAGGTGTAAACTGAGAATACAAATGCCATTCATCTTCAATAGCTGCTTCCATAATAAGAACAAATTCATTCTCCGATTTTTGTTCAACTTTTGAAGTCCATTTTACAGGATTAAAAATTTGAGAATATCCTAAAAAGGAAAATAATAAAGTCAGTATTAAAACTATTTTTTTCATTAGGTTAAGTCTATTTTTATAATTTGTTGTGTTGTGTTTGTTGCTATATGTCGATTATCTGCTCTTTTTCCTATTACCCAAACAATTTGGTTTTCTGAACACAATAACCATTGGTTTTCTTTATCTAAGAGTGAATACTTTTCGTCTTTAAAATATTTACTCAATTTCTTTTTTCCACTCATTCCCGAAGGATAAAAATAATCTCCTTCATGCCATTTTCTTACTACCAAAGGAAATTTGATTTTATCTTCGTCCACAAATATACAATTTGAATTTGTTTCAAAAATGTTAACTACACGACTAAAAGCGAGTTTTAAGGGAATATTAACTTTACGCTCAAAAGATTCAATTAGATAAAAATTGTCATTTAGGGTATGTTTTTTTGAAGAAAGCAATAATTGATCTCTATCTTTTAGTAAAATATGGGTTTCTGAAAAAACTTGTTTCCCCGATTGAGCATAAACCAATTCGTAAATATCATTCCATGCTGTAAAACCGTATTGATTTAGCCATTGAAACAAATAAGCTGTGTAATTTTTGTATTGCAACAGTAATGGAATATCAAAAGAAATGGTAGTTCCTTTTTCCTGAGCAACATCTTTATATACCATTTGTGAAGCATCTTGAATTAACGTTTCTACCTCTTGCAAATGATTTAAAGTGTTTTTAAAACTGTTTAAAAAACTCGGATTTAATTCTTTTAAGATAGGAATTACATCATGACGTAATTTGTTCCTTACGTATTTATTTGAAGCATTACTGGAATCTTCTCTCCATTGAATTGAATTTTCTTTAGCATATTCTTCAATTTCAATCCTAGAAAATGGTAATAAAGGCCTGATGATTTTATCATTTCGTTCTGGAATTCCGGTTAAACCTTCAATTCCGGTCCCGCGACTCAAATTAATTAGAAACGTTTCTAAACTATCGTCTAAATGATGCGCTGTTGCTAAAAATGAAACATTATTTTCTTGCAATTGCTCATAAAACCATCTGTATCGCAAATTTCTAGCCGTAATTTGAATTGACTCCTTTTCTGTTTGAGCAACATCTTTCGTGTCAAAACAAATTGTTTTATACTTTACGAAATTTTTATTGCTATAGGATTCAACAAATTCCATATCTCCATCGCTTTCATCATCACGAAGCTTAAAATTACAATGTAAAATTTCAAAATCTAATTTAAGTTTTAAACATAAATCCACCAAAACCATACTGTCAATCCCTCCACTTACGGCAATATAAAACTTCTCCTTAGTTAAAAAAGGAAAGTTGGATTGAATATGTTTTGTGAATTTTTCTAACATCAATTTTATTTTAAAACTTCAAACATAGCATTGGCTTTTAGCAAACATTCCGCATATTCATTTTCTGGAATAGCTTGAGAAGTAATGGCACTTCCTACCGAAAAGGAAAGATATTGTTTTTTTTCATTGTATAAAATACTGCGGATAACCACATTAAAATCAAAATCTCCAGTTGGTGTAAAATACCCAACTGCTCCGCTATACAAACCTCTTTTCGTTTCTTCTAATTCTTCGATTATTTTCATAGCCGAAATTTTAGGCGCACCGGTCATGCTTCCCATTGGAAATGTCGTTCTGATAATTTCGACAGGAGAAGTTGTATTTTCAACCTGAGAAACAACAGTTGAAATCATTTGATGTACTTGTTTAAAAGTATAAACTTCACACAATTCTTCAACTACTACGCTTCCTTTTGTGGCTGTATGTGATAAATCGTTTCGAACCAAATCAACAATCATAATGTTTTCGGAGCGCTCTTTTTCATTTTGAGCCAAATTGAATTTTAACACATCATCTTCGTCATAATTGGCCCCACGCCGAGTGGTTCCTTTTATGGGTTGCGAAATCACTTTTGTATCTTCTTTACGCAAATAGCGCTCTGGTGAAGCTGAAAGTAAATACTGAAAATTATTTTTAAAGTAAACCGCAAATGGTGGTTCTGAAATTGCGTTTAATTTTTGGTAAATGTCTAGCGGTTCAATTTGAGCATCTTCAGCAAAAAACTCCATACAAAAATTAGCTTCATAAATGTCGCCTCTATGAATATATTCCAACATTTTGGAAACTTTAGAAAGATATCTTTCTTTTGAAATGCGTTGTTTTACCTCAACTTCTGATGATTGAACACTAAATACCAAACATTGAATTATTTCTTCAAAATCCGATTCCATTTCATCATCACACATTCTCAAATATTGCATTTCCAATTGATTGCCTTTTATCAAGAACAACTTTTTTGGCTGAAAGAAAAACAAATCTGGAAAATCTAATTTGTCAAAATTTCTAGAAGTTAAATCTTCTGTATCGTTTTTTAAATCATAAGACAAATATCCAAATAACCAATCTTTAGCCTGACTTTGGTACTGATACAAATCTTGAAAAGCATTTTCGTAATCAGTTTTTATAGATGTAAAAGCATCAACAGCCAATACAGCATCATAACTTGAATACTTTTGATGGTAATTATTAGAATCTAAAAAAACGACTTCTCTGTGTTGGTTAGCCCAAATTAAAAGTTGCTTTTTCAAATCTGAAAATTGGGAAATATCTTTAGTAATTACGGTTCTCAAACTAGAAAATTTATATTCCAAAAGTACAACAAAAAAATAGTTGTTGAAAATGAAGATACTTGTTAAAATTTGGCACGATTTTTATTCTTGCTTCGATAAGCTAATCCAATTAAAAATTCATTTCTATTGATTCTAAAATTACTCTTATCAAAAATCAATTAATCAATAATTTTAAAAATGAATTTTTATGAACAAAAACACCAAAATCGTATTGGCTTTACTAGCATTTGGACTTATCTTATCTTGTAAAGAATCTGCAGAAAGCAGAGAAGCAGCTTCAGATTATTCTTTAGCTGAATCGGCAGATAGCACTAGCGTAATTTCTTCATCAGCAGCTGTTGAAAATAAAAACAGTAATCGTAAATTTGTTCGAACGGCTGATATTAAATTCAAGGTAAAAAACGTCGCCAAATCGACTTATGTGATTGAAGATGCAACTACGAAATTTGGTGGATTTGTAACTTTTACAAAATTAGAAAGTAACATTTACAGTGTAGATAAAACCAAAGTGAGTCAGGATAGTACTTTAGTGACTACAAAATACAAAGTAGATAACAACATTACGATTCGTGTTCCGAATACCAAAATGGATACGGTGATTAAAACCATTGCAAAACAAATTCACTTTTTGGATTATCGCATCATTAAAGCGGATGATGTTTCCTTACAAATGTTATCCAATGAATTAGCGCAAAAAAGAAGTAATTCTTCAGAAAAACGATTGGAAAATGCTATTGATTTAAAAGGAAAGAAACTCAATCAAGTGGTAAAAGCAGAAGAAACGTTAGATGCTAAAAAAGAACAAAATGACGCTTCAAAAATGCAGAATTTAGCACTTCAAGATCAAGTGAATTTTAGTACATTGACTTTAAACATTTACCAAGACGAAAGCATAAAACAAGAAATGGTAGCTAATGAAAAAAGCATCAACGCTTACCGACCAAATATTGGTTTACAAATTTGGGACAGTGTAAAAACGGGTTGGTTTATGTTAGAACACATTATAGCATTTGTTGTAGTGCTTTGGCCATTTGCTTTGATTGGGTTTTTAGGATTTCTAGGTTACAAAAAGTTTTTAAAAAAGTAAGATATAAGCCATCAGGAAACTGATGGTTTTTTTGTATGAATAATTTGCTATATTTGAGATAACTAACCAAAAACTATTCAAACTATGAAAATTGCAACTATTATTGTTCGAGTACTTTTAGGAGCGATGATGCTTTTTGCTTCTATTTCTTATTTTTTCAATTTAATGGGAGAACAACCAGTACCTACTGGAGATTTAGCTACGTTAATGGCAGGCTTTATGGCTTCTAAGTACATTTTTCCTGTAGCAAAAGCAGTAGAACTATTAGCTGGGTTAATGCTAGTAAGTGGTAAATTTGTTCGACTAGGAACCATTATTTTATTACCAATAAGCATCAATATCTTTTTAATTCATGTTATGGTTACTGGAGCGGATATTCCAATGGCTGCTGCAATTTTACTTGCTAATGTGTTTTTAATTTATGCTAACTGGGACAGTTATAAAGAAATTGTAAAACCATAATTTATAAAATAATAAAACTGATTTTTATCATACATATACACCTGAATTTAGGTAGCTATGTATGATTTTGTCATACATATATACAAGTTAGCCGTTATTTTGCAGGAAAACCTAAAAATGAAAAAAATATTTAAAACAATTCTTGTTATAATTCTGATTTTTATCACGTTACTTTTCATTCGCCCTCAAAAGGTAATTTATGAAGCGAATGTTAATGGAAAAGTAGTTGATGAACAAAATAGACCAGTTCCAAATGCAACAGTTTACAGAATAGAAAAAGAATATTACATAGACGAAAAGATTGGCTCCAATGAATCTAGAGATTTGAGAACTGAAAGTGTTAAAACGGACAGAAATGGAAACTTCAAGTTTTATGAAAAATCAAGAATAGATTGGTTTCATACACCATTAGATTTGCCAATTGCCTATTGTTATGC of Flavobacterium channae contains these proteins:
- the tilS gene encoding tRNA lysidine(34) synthetase TilS, giving the protein MLEKFTKHIQSNFPFLTKEKFYIAVSGGIDSMVLVDLCLKLKLDFEILHCNFKLRDDESDGDMEFVESYSNKNFVKYKTICFDTKDVAQTEKESIQITARNLRYRWFYEQLQENNVSFLATAHHLDDSLETFLINLSRGTGIEGLTGIPERNDKIIRPLLPFSRIEIEEYAKENSIQWREDSSNASNKYVRNKLRHDVIPILKELNPSFLNSFKNTLNHLQEVETLIQDASQMVYKDVAQEKGTTISFDIPLLLQYKNYTAYLFQWLNQYGFTAWNDIYELVYAQSGKQVFSETHILLKDRDQLLLSSKKHTLNDNFYLIESFERKVNIPLKLAFSRVVNIFETNSNCIFVDEDKIKFPLVVRKWHEGDYFYPSGMSGKKKLSKYFKDEKYSLLDKENQWLLCSENQIVWVIGKRADNRHIATNTTQQIIKIDLT
- a CDS encoding anthranilate synthase component I family protein, producing MRTVITKDISQFSDLKKQLLIWANQHREVVFLDSNNYHQKYSSYDAVLAVDAFTSIKTDYENAFQDLYQYQSQAKDWLFGYLSYDLKNDTEDLTSRNFDKLDFPDLFFFQPKKLFLIKGNQLEMQYLRMCDDEMESDFEEIIQCLVFSVQSSEVEVKQRISKERYLSKVSKMLEYIHRGDIYEANFCMEFFAEDAQIEPLDIYQKLNAISEPPFAVYFKNNFQYLLSASPERYLRKEDTKVISQPIKGTTRRGANYDEDDVLKFNLAQNEKERSENIMIVDLVRNDLSHTATKGSVVVEELCEVYTFKQVHQMISTVVSQVENTTSPVEIIRTTFPMGSMTGAPKISAMKIIEELEETKRGLYSGAVGYFTPTGDFDFNVVIRSILYNEKKQYLSFSVGSAITSQAIPENEYAECLLKANAMFEVLK
- a CDS encoding DUF4349 domain-containing protein yields the protein MNKNTKIVLALLAFGLILSCKESAESREAASDYSLAESADSTSVISSSAAVENKNSNRKFVRTADIKFKVKNVAKSTYVIEDATTKFGGFVTFTKLESNIYSVDKTKVSQDSTLVTTKYKVDNNITIRVPNTKMDTVIKTIAKQIHFLDYRIIKADDVSLQMLSNELAQKRSNSSEKRLENAIDLKGKKLNQVVKAEETLDAKKEQNDASKMQNLALQDQVNFSTLTLNIYQDESIKQEMVANEKSINAYRPNIGLQIWDSVKTGWFMLEHIIAFVVVLWPFALIGFLGFLGYKKFLKK
- a CDS encoding DoxX family membrane protein, translated to MKIATIIVRVLLGAMMLFASISYFFNLMGEQPVPTGDLATLMAGFMASKYIFPVAKAVELLAGLMLVSGKFVRLGTIILLPISINIFLIHVMVTGADIPMAAAILLANVFLIYANWDSYKEIVKP
- a CDS encoding carboxypeptidase-like regulatory domain-containing protein; protein product: MKKIFKTILVIILIFITLLFIRPQKVIYEANVNGKVVDEQNRPVPNATVYRIEKEYYIDEKIGSNESRDLRTESVKTDRNGNFKFYEKSRIDWFHTPLDLPIAYCYAEFEIKKSGYEFYKTKFGEFEQYRIENCYACEKVLFKPIITLKKGKEIETRNRIENRTEK